The following is a genomic window from Streptomyces sp. BHT-5-2.
TCGGAGCCGGGGGTGGCGAGGAGTTCGGCGACGGTGCCGTGTTCGACGACCCGGCCGCCCTTCATCAGCGCGGCGGAGTCGCAGATGGTCTTGACGACGTCCATCTCGTGCGTGATGAGGACGACGGTCAGGCCCAGCTGCCGGTTGAGGTCGCGCAGCAGCGTCAGGATGGAGCGGGTGGTCTCGGGGTCGAGGGCGCTGGTGGCCTCGTCGGAGAGGAGCACCTTGGGGTCGCCGGCCAGGGCGCGGGCGATGCCGACGCGCTGCTTCTGGCCGCCGGAGAGCTGGGCGGGGTACGCCTTGGCCTTGTCGGCGAGGCCGACCAGGTCCAGCAGCTCCAGCGCCTTGCGGGCGCGGTCGTGGCGGCCGACCTTGAGGATCTCCAGGGGCAGTTCGACGTTGTCCTGGACGGTGCGCGAGGACAGCAGGTTGAAGTGCTGGAAGACCATGCCGATGTGGCTGCGCGCGGCGCGCAGGGCGGCGCCCGCGCGCAGTCCCCGTCCGCCGAGGGCGGTGAGGTCCTGGCCGGCGACGGTGACCGTGCCGGAGGTGGGGCGCTCCAGGAGGTTGAGGCAGCGGATGAGGGTGGACTTGCCGGCGCCGCTCTGGCCGATGACGCCGTACACCTCGCCCTCTCGGACGTGCAGGTCGACGCCGTCCAGGGCGGTGACCTCGCGGCCTCCCGACCGGTAGACCTTGGTCAGGCCCGTTGTGGTGATCACAGGGAATTCCGTCACTGTCGAGTGCTCGGTGGCTGGCCCACCGGGCACGGGGCATGCTGGCGAGTGCGGCAGGGGGGAAACGGGGAGCTGCGGTGGGCGCGGGGCCCGGCTCCGGGTTCCGGTGACGCGGGGCGGCCGATGGCGCCGGGGGGCGGCGTTCGACTCATGATGGGGTCCCCCTGCTCCGTCAGAGCTTGGGGGAAGGGTCTCGCTTCGGGGCGCGAGGCACAGGCGGGGGCCCTCAGCGGTCACACATTCGACACATGCGACGAGCACCGGGCGCGGTGAACGCCTCGGTCGCGGGGGTGCGGCGGCTCGTCGTGGTCATGGCGGCCAGTAAACCAGACAGCGGCGTGGCCCGATCAAGCCCGTCCGCATACCGGACAGCGGTGCCCGCCCCGTGGACCGCGGCCCGCCGGACCGGATGATCTCGGGCGGGCGGGCGTGGCCTGCGCCGATGCCACCGGCCGGGCGGGGCCCGGCGACCGGAGGGGCACGCCGGTGCGGGGGCGGCTGTGGCCAACACCACGGCCGGCGGGCGAGGACGGGGCCGGGCGCGGTGACCGGCCCGGCGCCGATTAGCATCGGGCCCATGCCCCACAACCCCACGGCGCGCGGCCGCCGCGCCGCCCGGAGGCCGCGGTGATCGACGCGCTGACGCTCGCGGTCGGCGTGGCCGCTCTCGCGCTGGCCGCCTGGTGCGGCTTCGCCGCGTACCGCAACGAACCCACCAAGGACTGGCACTTCATCGGCATGGCCGTGGTGTCCGTGCTGGCCGTGGTCCAACTGGTCGTCGCGTTCGTGCAGTTGGCGCGCGGGCAGTCCCCGGACAAGGGGACCGCGCTGTTCCTGGCGTATCTGCTCGGGGCGGCCGCGTGCGTCCCGGCGACCGGGTTCATGTCGCTCTCCGAGCGGACCCGGTGGGGTTCGGCCACCGTCGCCGCGGGCTCCGTGGTGCTGGCCGTTCTGGAAGTTCGGCTCTTCGACATCTGGGGAGGCGGCAGTGCCTGAGGCTGCCCCGAAGACCGCGGCGGCCGGGGCCGCCGAGGACACCATCGACCGGGATCCGGTCACGAGGCTGGGCGCGGGCCCCGGGCGGTTGCTGGTCACCGTCTACGGCGTGTTCACCGTGGCCGCCGCGTCCCGCTCGCTGTACCAGCTGATCGCCCAGTTCGACCGCGCCCCGCTGGCGTACGTGCTGTCGGCGGTCTCCGCGTTGGTCTACGGCTTCATCACGGTCTCGCTGGTGCGCGGCGGCGAGGGGGCCCGCCGGGCGGCGGTGGTCTGCTGCGCGCTGGAGCTGCTCGGGGTGATCGGCATCGGCGCCTGGACGGTGGTGGACCCGGCGGCGTTCGCGGACTCCACGGTCTGGTCGTACTTCGGCATGGAGTACCTCTTCATCCCGATCGCGCTGCCGGTCACCGGGCTGCTGTGGCTGCGCCGGAACCGCGCGGCCGCGGCGTAGCGCACACGGTGGGAGCTCCGGGCCCGCCTTTCGGTGCGGGCCCGGTCCGGCGTCACGAGGCCGGGGTCAGCTCCTTCTCCAGCGTGACCAGGGCGAGCCGGCGGGTCAGCTGCTCGGTGCCGACGGGGGCGTAGCCGTGGCTGCGGTAGAGCCGGAGGTTGCCCTCGCTGCGGTCGCCGGTGAAGAGACGGTAGCGCGTGGCGGAGCGCTCCTGCGCCAGCCGCTGCTCGACGGCGGCCAGCAGCCGCCCGCCGAGCCCGTGCCGCTGGAGCCGGGGGTGCACGATCAGTTTGCCGATCCGGGCCGTGCCCTCGGCGTCGACCGTGCCGCGCACCGAGCCGACGACCTCCTGGCCGAGTCTGGCCACCATGACGCAGCCCTCGGCGAGTTCGGCGCGCAGCGAGTCCAGGGTCTGGGTCAGCGGCTCGATGCCGTAGTCGTCGTAGAGCGCGGCCTCGGTCTGGTAGCAGAGGTACTGGAGTTTGAGGATCTGCTCGGCTTCGCCGTCGGTCGCCGTCGAGATGGTCACGCTCGTGCCCATGCCTGTGTGCCTCCCCATTCAGTTCGATGTGCGCTGCGGTTCGCTGTCCGCTTCCGGACTCCCCGGTATACGGCAGCGGCAATCTCCGCCCGGTGCATTCTGCGGGGGCATAGGGGACAAGCGGAACGGACCGGCGCCAAGCTCCCCTGTGACATTCCCAACTCAGATGAGTACGGGGGCGGGTGGCACGGCGCCGGTCCCAAGGCGCGGCGTCAGTGCCGGCGGAACTCCTGGGCGGCCAGCACCGCGGTGTCCGGGTTGTCGGAGAACAGGCCGTCGATGCCGGTGGCGAAGAGCGCCTTGAAGTACGCGAGCGAGTTGCCGTAGTCGCCCGGGTTCTTGCCGACCTGGAAGTCCAGCGGCAGGAAGCTGTTCTCGTTCCGCACGGTGTACGGGTGGACGACCAGTCCGGCGGCGTGCGCGTCACGGACCAGGGTGGTGGGCTTGCCGAGCTTGCCCTTCTCGTCCTGCGCGATGATCTGCGGCAGCCAGGGGCCGATGCCCTGGGCGATGCCGGCGATCCACTTGAGCCCCTCGGGCTTGAGCAGGTCGGCGGTGGTGCGCGGGTCGCCGGCCTCGACGAAGTCCGCGGGCCGGACGGAGGGCTCGTCCAGCAGGACGACCTTCGGGCACTTCACGCCGAGTTCGCCGAGCCGCTTGAGGCTGCTGGGCTCGAAGGACTGCAGGAAGTTCGGGGCGTGCGCGGTGTGCCGGCCGTAGCGGCGCAGCAGCTTGGCGAGCCGCTCCTCCAGACCCAGGCCCAGCTTGCGGAAGTAGGTGGGGTGCTTGGTCTCGATGTGCAGCCAGACCGGGCGGCCGCGCTCGCGCCCCTTCTTCTCGGCCCACTGCAGGGCCTCTTCGAAGGTGAGGACGGGCCAGACGCCGTTGTAGAGGGTGTTGTGCTGGCGCACGTCCGCTATGCGCTCCGTGGCGCGCAGCGTCTTGATCTCGGCGAGCGTGAAGTCCTCGGTGAACCAGCCGGTGATCTTCTTGCCGTCGATGGTCTTGGTCGTCTTGCGGCCGGCGAACTCCGGGTGCCGCGCGACGTCGGTGGTGCCGCTGATGTCGGGCTCGTGGCGCAGGATCAGGTGCCCGTCCTTGGTGGGGACGAGGTCACCGGCCTCGATGACGTCCGCGCCCATCGCGAGGGCCAGTTCGTAGGAGCCCAGGGTGTGTTCGGGGCGGTAGCCGCTGGCGCCCCGGTGGCCGACGACCAGCGGGACCGGCAGCTTCTCCGGCCGCCCGGCGGGTGCCGGCCGCTTCGCCCGGCCCGCCGGGGCCGCCTGGGCCTCTCCCGCGCCGGCCAGTACCGCCGCTCCGCCCAGGGCCGCGGCTCCCAGTACCGTCCGCCGTCCCGGTTCGTGCCGCTTCTCCATGCCCGCGCTCCTCGTTCTGCGTCGTGTGCCCCGGTCGGCCCGGTGATGTTCCGGGCGTTCCAGGACGTTCCGGTGTATCAAGGTGTCCCGCGAGGCGTGTGCGCCCCTCTCCCGGGACGGCACTGATCGTAAGCACGGACGGGTGATGTCGGCGAGACGTGCAGGGATACCGCGCGGAACATGGAAGTAACGCATGTCAACTCTGCGTATCGGCCCGGTGAACCCGATGTGCGCGCCGTAGTGACCCGCGAGTATGGTCCTGGGCTGCGGAGCGCTGCGCCGCCCTGAACCTGACCACCACGACCCGGAGGGCCCTGTTGTCCCGCATTGTGCTGAAGGCGATCCTCGGACTTCTGATGCGTGTCCTGTTCCGCCCGAAGGTCGAGGGCATCGAGCGGATCCCGGAGACCGGCCCGGTCATCATGGCCGGCAACCACGTCACGTTCATCGACTCGATCTTCCTGAGCCTGGTGGTCGAACGCCCGGTGTTCTTCATCGGCAAGGACGAGTACGTCACCGGCAAGGGGATCAAGGGCCGGTTGATGGCCTGGTTCTTCACCACCGCCGGCATGGTCCCGGTGGACCGCGACGGCGGGCACGGCGGGGTCGCGGCGCTGATGACCGGCCGGCGGATCCTGGACGAGGGCCACGCCTTCGGCATCTACCCGGAGGGCACCCGCTCCCCCGACGGCCGGCTGTACCGCGGCCGGACCGGTGTCGCCCGGCTCGCGCTGATGACCGGCGCCCCGGTCGTCCCGTTCGCCATGATCGGCACGGACAAGGTGCAGCCCGGCGGCAAGGGCCGCCCGCATCTCGCCCCGGTGACCGTGCGGTTCGGTGAGCCGCTGGACTTCTCGCGCTACGAGGGCATGGACCGCGACCGCTACGTCCTGCGGGCGGTCACCGACGAGGTGATGAGCGACGTCATGGAGCTGTCCGGCCAGGAGTACGTGGACGTCTACGCCACCAAGGCCCGCGCCGCCTGACCCTCCCCGCGCATGACGAAGGGGCCCTGTCCGCAGCCGGACGGGGCCCCTCGCCGTTCCCGGCCCGGCCGGCGGGCGCGGGCGCTGCCGGGCCGGTCAGCAGGGCACCTGGAAGCCGCCGGGCGCGCGTTGGCCCTCGGCGTCGCCGGTCAGCGCGGTGCGCAGGGCGACCTCCGGGCGCGGCGACAGGGTCGCGTCGAGCTGGAGGAGCTGCTGGTGCTCGGCGACGGAGCCGACGCGGGCGCCGGGGAGGTGGCCGTTGCGGGCCGTGACGCGGTCGGGTTCGGTCGGCGAGAGCCGGCGTCTGGTGCGGATGTAGGCGATGAAGCTCTCGAAGTCGCGGGCGTGCCGGACGGGTTCGGTGAAGCCGGTGAAGGCGCTGAACCCGTCCTGGTTGATGAGGGTGTACGAGGGCGCGGCGAGGCGGTAGCGGCGGGAGACGTCGAGCGGGCGGCCGTCTACGAGGATCTCGTCGGGGTCGATGCGGTGCCCGGCCGGGCCGGAGGCGTCGAAGGTGTAGCGGACGTTGCCGGAGACGGCCAGCGGGGAGAAGGAGATGCCGCCGCCGGCGGTCGGGGCCCACTGCTGTTCCAGGGCGTCGTGGATCTGCCGGCCGGTGACCGTGACGGTCATGATCGGGTCGCCGTAGCCGACCGCGCTCCACGCCTGTCCGAAGGTGACCGCGCCGCCTGACGCTTCGTCATGTACCAGGTCCCCGGCGATGATCGCGGCGCCGACCCGCGGGGCCAGCGCGATGACGGCGAGTTCGGCGGGGACGTTGCGGTGCCCGCCGGGGTCGTCCATCGGGCCGTGCGGCCGGCGGCCCGCCCACAGCGCCCAGTCGGCGACGAGGTTGCCCATGGTGGACTCCCCCACCTCGTTGCGGCGCCGGGTGAAGGAGGCGGTCTGGGTGCCGATGCGGGTGCGGGCACGGCGGGCGCCGTAGCCGGCCCAGTAGTCGGCGATCGACTTCAGCTCCGGATCCGGCGTCACGTCACGGGTGTTGGGGTGGTTGACGGAGGTGGTCAGGGCGCGGACGACCTTGCCGGTGGACGGGTCCAGCCGCAGGTTGATCTCGTTGATGATCTGGCCGTAGCAGCCGGCCTCGACGAACGGGCGGGGCTCGCCCTTGGGGTCGGGCAGCATCATGGTGAAGGCGCAGTGCCAGTGGCCGGTGACGATGGCGTCGATGTCGGGCGAGACCCGAAGCGCCAGTTCGTAGGCCGGGCCGGAGGGGTTGCTGCCGCTCTGGAAGTCTCCGCCGGCGACCGCGCCGTCGTGCATGCTGAGGACGATCGCGTTGACGCCCCGTCTCTTGAGGGCGGCCGCACAGCGGTTGGCGGTCTCCAGTTCGTCCAGGGTGCGCAGTCCGGGCTGGTAGGAGCCGGGGAAGGACTCGGTTCCGATGGCGGTCAGGTGGATGAAGCCGATCGGCAGCCGGCGGCCGTGGCCGGCGTCCACGTGGACGATGTTGTAGGGCGGCAGCACCCGCCGGCCGGTGTCGTGCCGGACCATGTTGGCGCTGTAGTAGGGGAAGTTCGCGCCGCGGAAGCGGTGGCCGGTGGAGTCGGTGAAGGAGACGTCCCGGCCGACCTCCGGGAACGGCTCGCCGCGCTCCATGTGCTCGCGGAGGAAGACCGTCGACTTGTCGAACTCGTGGTTGCCGGCCGAGGCGAAGTCCAGGCCCAGCGCGTTGAGGGCCTCGATCGTCGGCTCGTCGGCGAAGGAGGCGGCGTCGAACTCCCAGCCGGAGAAGAGGTCGCCGGGGGCGAAGAAGAGGGAGTTGCGCCGCCCGGCGCGCAGCCGCTCCAGGTGGGCGGCCATGTAGGCGACGCCGCCGACGGTGTAGCGCCTGCCGCCGGCGCCGGTGATCACGGAGTTGGCGCCGGGGGCGCCCTGCAGATAGCCGTGCAGATCGGTGATGTTGAGCAGCTGGACGTCGACGTACTCGTCGGCCGTCGCGGCGTCACGGGCGTGGCCGGTGGCGTAGGCGTTGCTGCCGATCGCGCTGGCGGTGGCCATCGCCCCCGCGGCGGTTACGAAGGACCGTCGTCCGATGTCGCGCACTCGTCACTCTCCTGAGCGGGTCCGACCGTTGGGGGGACGACGGGAGAGTCAAACGAGCCGCGCGGGACAACCGGCCACCACGACGCGTACCGGGCGTGAACGGCAGGGGACAGTCGCCCCCAGGGGCGTGTCCTGTGGATCATGGCCGGTGCGCGCGGTCGCGATCCACGGGACACGCCTGGGCGGGGGCAGGGGGCGGGGCGGTGTCCCTCGTTCGCCTGCCGGGTGGGCCCTTACGGGTGCCCGGGCGGGAGCGGCGGGGCGGTCACCGGCGCTCGGCCGGACCGCCGCCGGTGGAGCCGGCCACCGGTGCGGCCTCCGCGTCCTCCGCGGGCCGCGGCGGCGCGCTGTCGGCCAGCTTCTGGCCGCGGAGCAGGAACCACGCGGCCACCGCGGCGCCCAGCAGCACCACCGCGCCCACGCCGGCCGCGGTGTCCACGCCGCTGACGAAGGAGTCCTGAGCGGCCTTCAGCAGGGCGGCGCTCTGCTCGGCGGGGAGGTGAGCGGCGGCGTCCACGGCACCGCCGAGCGAGGCGCGGGCGGCGTCGGCGGCGGGTCCGGGGACTCCTGCGGGGGTGGCGAAGCCCTGGTAGATGCTGGTGACGATGGAGCCCAGCAGGGCGATGCCGAGCGCGGCGCCGAGTTCGTAGGCGGTCTCGGAGACCGCGGAGGCGGCGCCGGCCTCCTCCTTGGGCACGCTGGAGAGGATGACGTCGGCGGTGACCGTGAAGGCGAAGCCGGCGCCGATGCCCACGACGAAGAGGATGATGCACAGCGCGAGGGTGCCGGTGTCGGCGTGCAGGGCCGTGCAGCCGGCGAGCGAGAGGCCGACCACCGCGAGGCCGCCGGCCACCACCAGCCGCACCGACAGCCGCCGGGCGACCCAGCCGGCGGCCAGTCCGGCGCCCACCGCGCCGACCGCGGCCGGGAGTTCGACCAGCCCGGCGTCGAACGGCGAGCGCATCTGCACCATCTGGAGGAACTGCGAGAGGAAGAAGACCAGTCCGGACAGCCCGAGGATGGTCAGCAGGTCGGCCAGGACCGCGCCGGAGAAGCCCCGGTGCTGGAAGAGCTTCATGTTCAGCAGTGGCGAGTCGAGGGTGAGCTGGCGCCGGACGAACAGCAGCAGGGCGAGCAGACCGATGACGGCGGCCGGGCCGATGTCCCAGCGCAGGCCGTGCACCGCCGCCTCCTTGACGGCGTAGACGACGCCGACGACGCCGACCAGCGACAGCAGGACGCTGGGGACGTCCCACGGGCCCGGGTCCGGGTTGCGGGACTCCGGGATCACCTTGGCGCCGACGACGACCAGCAGCGCCATCACCGGAAGGTTGATCAGGAAGACCGAGCCCCACCAGAAGTGGCCGAGCAGGAAGCCGCCGAGGACCGGCCCGACCGCCGTACCGGCGGAGGCCATGGCGCCCCAGATGCCGATCGCCAGGCTGCGTTCCCTGGGGTCGTGGAAGAGGTTGCGGATCAGCGCGAGCGTGGACGGCATCAGCGTCGCACCGGCCATGCCCTGGAGGGCCCGGGCGACGATCATCATCTCCGGGGTGCTCGCGTAGGCCGCGAGCACCGACAGTGCGCCGAACGCCACCGAGCCGATCAGCAGCAGCTTCTTCCGGCCGATCCGGTCGCCGAGGCTGCCCATGGAGACCAGCAGGCCGGCGATGACGAAGGAGTAGACGTCGCCGATCCACAGCAACTGGGTGCCGGACGGCTTCAGATCCTCGCTGAGGAACGGGGTGGCGAGCCCGAGGACGGTGGCGTCGACGGCGACCAGCAGGACCGCCAGGACCAGGACCGAGAGCGCCAGCCAGCGGCCCGGTCGGGGCTGTTCGTCCACATGGGCCGAACCGGCCCGCCCTGAGGCCGGACCGGCCTGCCTTGCGGCTATGGGTTCGCTCATTTCTCCATGCTCCGTCGGATGCCGCCGAGCAGCAGCTCGACGATCGAGTGGTCGAGGTCGCCGCGCGCGAGGCGGCCCTCGTGCACCGCCCAGGCGCCGGCGCCGAGGAGGCCGTAGAACGCCTCGGTCAGCCAGACCGAGCTGAGGTCGACCCGGAAGTCGCCGTCCTCCTGCCCGCGGCGGAACAGCGCGGCGAGCCGGGCGTCGAGCCGGGCCCAGCCGGCGTTGACCGGGCCGCTCTCGAAGAGCTGGTTCTCGGTGAAGAGGAAGGCCAGCACGCCGGCCACCGGCTCGGCCTCGCGGACCAGCCGGCGCAGCGCCCCGGCGGCGTCCCCCTCGTCGAGCCGGGCGGCGTCCATGGCCCGGGCGAACCGCTCGATGCCGTGCTCCTCCAGGGCGCGGATCAGCGCGTCGCGGCCGGCGAAGTGCCGGTGCAGGGTCGCCCGGCTGATGCCCGCGGCGCGCGCGATCTCGTCCATCGACGTCGTCGCGCGGCGGGTGAGCAGCGCCGCGGCCTCTGTGAGTACATGTTCCCGGTCTACGGCCATGAGACACAGAGTACCCGAATGAGACACGAACGTCTCATCCTTTTCCGGCGAAAGACGGAAAAGGGCGGCCTCCGAGTGGAGACCGCCCTCGCCGGCCGACGCACCCCGCGCCGGCCGGGCGCCGTCACTTCTTCGCCACGGCCCACTCCTGCTGCCGGACCAGGTCCGCCCGCAGCTCGGCGAGCTGCACCGCCACCGCCGACGGCGCGGTGCCGCCGCGGCCGTCACGCGCCGCGAGCGCGCCGGGGACGTCGAGGACGCCGCGGACCTCGGGCGTCAGATGCGGGGAGATCTTGGCGAACTGCTCGTCGGTGAGCTCGTCCAGCTCGATGCCCTGCGCCTCGCACTCCTTGACGCACGCGCCGGCCACCTCGTGCGCCACCCGGAACGGCACGCCCTGCTTGACCAGCCACTCGGCGATGTCGGTGGCGAGCGAGAAGCCGGCCGGCGCCAGCTCCTCCATCCGCGCGCGGTTGACGGTCAGGGTGGCCATCATCCCGGTGAACGCCGGGAGTAGCACCTCCAGTTGGTCGCAGGAGTCGAAGACCGGCTCCTTGTCCTCCTGTAGGTCGCGGTTGTACGCCAGCGGCAGGGCCTTCAGCGTCGCCAGCAGGCCCGTCAGGTTGCCGATCAGGCGCCCGGACTTGCCCCGCGCCAGCTCCGCGATGTCCGGGTTCTTCTTCTGCGGCATGATCGACGAGCCGGTGGAGAAGGCGTCGTGCAGGGTCACGAAGGAGAACTCCTTGGTGTTCCAGATGATCACCTCCTCGGCGATCCGGGACAGGTCGACCCCGATCATCGCGGTGATGAAGGCGAACTCCGCGACGAAGTCCCGCGCGGCCGTGCCGTCGATGGAGTTGCCCGCCGAACCGCGCTCGAAGCCGAGGTCCGCGGCGACCGCCTCCGGGTCCAGGCCGAGGCTGCTGCCGGCCAGCGCACCGGACCCGTACGGCGAGACCGCGGTGCGCTCGTCCCACTGCCGCAGCCGCTCGGCGTTCCGGGACAGCGCCTGGACGTGGGCGAGCACGTGGTGGGCGAAGAGCACCGGCTGGGCGTGCTGGAGGTGGGTACGGCCCGGCATGGCGACGTCCGGGTGCGCCTCGGCGAGGCCGATCAGCGCCTCCTGGAGCTCGGCGAGCAGCCCGCCGACGATCCGGGCGTGGTCGCGCAGGTACATCCGGAAGAGCGTGGCGACCTGGTCGTTGCGGGACCGGCCGGCCCGCAGCTTGCCGCCGAGGTCCGGGCCGAGCCGCTCCAGCAGCCCGCGCTCCAGGGCGGTGTGCACGTCCTCGTCGGCGACGGTGCCCACGAACTCGCCGGCGGCGACGTCGGCTTCGAGCCGGTCCAGCCCGTCGAGCATGCGCGCCAGC
Proteins encoded in this region:
- a CDS encoding methionine ABC transporter ATP-binding protein → MITTTGLTKVYRSGGREVTALDGVDLHVREGEVYGVIGQSGAGKSTLIRCLNLLERPTSGTVTVAGQDLTALGGRGLRAGAALRAARSHIGMVFQHFNLLSSRTVQDNVELPLEILKVGRHDRARKALELLDLVGLADKAKAYPAQLSGGQKQRVGIARALAGDPKVLLSDEATSALDPETTRSILTLLRDLNRQLGLTVVLITHEMDVVKTICDSAALMKGGRVVEHGTVAELLATPGSELARELFPVGGEPSAEDRTVVDVTFHGAAATRPVISELARTYNVDISILGAAMDTVGGKQVGRMRIELPGRFEDNVVPIGFLREQGLQVDIVGEDTTPATAAPLRKEGAQ
- a CDS encoding GNAT family N-acetyltransferase codes for the protein MGTSVTISTATDGEAEQILKLQYLCYQTEAALYDDYGIEPLTQTLDSLRAELAEGCVMVARLGQEVVGSVRGTVDAEGTARIGKLIVHPRLQRHGLGGRLLAAVEQRLAQERSATRYRLFTGDRSEGNLRLYRSHGYAPVGTEQLTRRLALVTLEKELTPAS
- a CDS encoding glycerophosphodiester phosphodiesterase, translated to MEKRHEPGRRTVLGAAALGGAAVLAGAGEAQAAPAGRAKRPAPAGRPEKLPVPLVVGHRGASGYRPEHTLGSYELALAMGADVIEAGDLVPTKDGHLILRHEPDISGTTDVARHPEFAGRKTTKTIDGKKITGWFTEDFTLAEIKTLRATERIADVRQHNTLYNGVWPVLTFEEALQWAEKKGRERGRPVWLHIETKHPTYFRKLGLGLEERLAKLLRRYGRHTAHAPNFLQSFEPSSLKRLGELGVKCPKVVLLDEPSVRPADFVEAGDPRTTADLLKPEGLKWIAGIAQGIGPWLPQIIAQDEKGKLGKPTTLVRDAHAAGLVVHPYTVRNENSFLPLDFQVGKNPGDYGNSLAYFKALFATGIDGLFSDNPDTAVLAAQEFRRH
- a CDS encoding 1-acyl-sn-glycerol-3-phosphate acyltransferase; translation: MSRIVLKAILGLLMRVLFRPKVEGIERIPETGPVIMAGNHVTFIDSIFLSLVVERPVFFIGKDEYVTGKGIKGRLMAWFFTTAGMVPVDRDGGHGGVAALMTGRRILDEGHAFGIYPEGTRSPDGRLYRGRTGVARLALMTGAPVVPFAMIGTDKVQPGGKGRPHLAPVTVRFGEPLDFSRYEGMDRDRYVLRAVTDEVMSDVMELSGQEYVDVYATKARAA
- a CDS encoding bifunctional UDP-sugar hydrolase/5'-nucleotidase, whose translation is MRDIGRRSFVTAAGAMATASAIGSNAYATGHARDAATADEYVDVQLLNITDLHGYLQGAPGANSVITGAGGRRYTVGGVAYMAAHLERLRAGRRNSLFFAPGDLFSGWEFDAASFADEPTIEALNALGLDFASAGNHEFDKSTVFLREHMERGEPFPEVGRDVSFTDSTGHRFRGANFPYYSANMVRHDTGRRVLPPYNIVHVDAGHGRRLPIGFIHLTAIGTESFPGSYQPGLRTLDELETANRCAAALKRRGVNAIVLSMHDGAVAGGDFQSGSNPSGPAYELALRVSPDIDAIVTGHWHCAFTMMLPDPKGEPRPFVEAGCYGQIINEINLRLDPSTGKVVRALTTSVNHPNTRDVTPDPELKSIADYWAGYGARRARTRIGTQTASFTRRRNEVGESTMGNLVADWALWAGRRPHGPMDDPGGHRNVPAELAVIALAPRVGAAIIAGDLVHDEASGGAVTFGQAWSAVGYGDPIMTVTVTGRQIHDALEQQWAPTAGGGISFSPLAVSGNVRYTFDASGPAGHRIDPDEILVDGRPLDVSRRYRLAAPSYTLINQDGFSAFTGFTEPVRHARDFESFIAYIRTRRRLSPTEPDRVTARNGHLPGARVGSVAEHQQLLQLDATLSPRPEVALRTALTGDAEGQRAPGGFQVPC
- a CDS encoding MFS transporter — encoded protein: MSEPIAARQAGPASGRAGSAHVDEQPRPGRWLALSVLVLAVLLVAVDATVLGLATPFLSEDLKPSGTQLLWIGDVYSFVIAGLLVSMGSLGDRIGRKKLLLIGSVAFGALSVLAAYASTPEMMIVARALQGMAGATLMPSTLALIRNLFHDPRERSLAIGIWGAMASAGTAVGPVLGGFLLGHFWWGSVFLINLPVMALLVVVGAKVIPESRNPDPGPWDVPSVLLSLVGVVGVVYAVKEAAVHGLRWDIGPAAVIGLLALLLFVRRQLTLDSPLLNMKLFQHRGFSGAVLADLLTILGLSGLVFFLSQFLQMVQMRSPFDAGLVELPAAVGAVGAGLAAGWVARRLSVRLVVAGGLAVVGLSLAGCTALHADTGTLALCIILFVVGIGAGFAFTVTADVILSSVPKEEAGAASAVSETAYELGAALGIALLGSIVTSIYQGFATPAGVPGPAADAARASLGGAVDAAAHLPAEQSAALLKAAQDSFVSGVDTAAGVGAVVLLGAAVAAWFLLRGQKLADSAPPRPAEDAEAAPVAGSTGGGPAERR
- a CDS encoding TetR/AcrR family transcriptional regulator, whose product is MAVDREHVLTEAAALLTRRATTSMDEIARAAGISRATLHRHFAGRDALIRALEEHGIERFARAMDAARLDEGDAAGALRRLVREAEPVAGVLAFLFTENQLFESGPVNAGWARLDARLAALFRRGQEDGDFRVDLSSVWLTEAFYGLLGAGAWAVHEGRLARGDLDHSIVELLLGGIRRSMEK
- the argH gene encoding argininosuccinate lyase, producing MSNGNTGDVRLWGGRFADGPAEALAKLSASVHFDWRLAPYDIAGSRAHARVLNKAGLLTEDELARMLDGLDRLEADVAAGEFVGTVADEDVHTALERGLLERLGPDLGGKLRAGRSRNDQVATLFRMYLRDHARIVGGLLAELQEALIGLAEAHPDVAMPGRTHLQHAQPVLFAHHVLAHVQALSRNAERLRQWDERTAVSPYGSGALAGSSLGLDPEAVAADLGFERGSAGNSIDGTAARDFVAEFAFITAMIGVDLSRIAEEVIIWNTKEFSFVTLHDAFSTGSSIMPQKKNPDIAELARGKSGRLIGNLTGLLATLKALPLAYNRDLQEDKEPVFDSCDQLEVLLPAFTGMMATLTVNRARMEELAPAGFSLATDIAEWLVKQGVPFRVAHEVAGACVKECEAQGIELDELTDEQFAKISPHLTPEVRGVLDVPGALAARDGRGGTAPSAVAVQLAELRADLVRQQEWAVAKK